The Polyangium aurulentum genomic interval CCCGCGCATCCCGATCGCCACCCCCGGCGGCCTCGTCTGGATCGAGATCTCCCAGCCCCCTGCCCCGCCGCCTCCCGCCGCCGAGATCGCGCCCGACAAACCCGACGCGCCCGTCGAAACGCAGGAAAACACGCCCGCCGAGGCCAGCGCCGATCCGCCGGTATTTCCTGACAAACCTCGCCCGGACGAACTCCCCGCCACCACGGACGACGCGCGCGCTGGCACGCACCTGCCCTGGGAAGCGCCACCGCCCGAGCCCGCGCACGAACCTGCGCCCGCAACAGACGAGGCTCCCGCGCGCGAGCCCTCCGTCGAGGAGCTCTACGCGAACGGCAAGATCAAGACCGCCGCCAAACGGGCGGCGCGCCTCCACCGCGAGGCCGCGAAGCACGGCGACGGCAGCGCGCTCCCCAGCGCTCGCACCACGATCGGCATCCTGCTCTCCCTGCATCGAAAGAACGAGCTCGCAGCGGCCGCGCAGCTCCACGACGCCTTCAAGTGCTGGCTCGCCGCGAGCGGCATCTCGGCACGCATCCTCATGGGCGAGATCGTCGTGCTCTGGAGCATCGCGTCCGATCTCGCCGCCCTGCCCCCGCATTTCCCCTCCCCCCTCCGCTCCGCGATCGCGCGCGCAACGCTCGCCGGCAATCTCGACAGCGCACGGTACGATTGCCTCGAATTCCGCGACGAGGAGCCCTCCCGCGCCGCCACCGCAGCCGCCTTGCTCCGCGGCAACGCACCCTCCCTCGCTTCCATCCTGGCCGCGTCCCTCGAACGGCCTGCGCAGGACGCGGCCGACCTGTTCTCGAGGAAAGGCGGCGGTGAGCGTCGCGATCGAGGCGGAGGCGGCGGCTCCGGTCGCGCTGCATGGGTCATCCTCCCCATCCTCGTCGCCGTCCTTCGCTTCGTCGAGATCTTCGCGCGCAGCTCGCCGGAGACCTCGTACACGCCCTCGAATACGCCCGCGTACGATGGCCGCACGAAGCTCCGGCTACCCC includes:
- a CDS encoding J domain-containing protein, which produces MTLDEALAELGLDHSASTDEARRAYLRLLKTRKPEVDREGFMRLREAYERARAELSLYEALRKAQEEDAPRIPIATPGGLVWIEISQPPAPPPPAAEIAPDKPDAPVETQENTPAEASADPPVFPDKPRPDELPATTDDARAGTHLPWEAPPPEPAHEPAPATDEAPAREPSVEELYANGKIKTAAKRAARLHREAAKHGDGSALPSARTTIGILLSLHRKNELAAAAQLHDAFKCWLAASGISARILMGEIVVLWSIASDLAALPPHFPSPLRSAIARATLAGNLDSARYDCLEFRDEEPSRAATAAALLRGNAPSLASILAASLERPAQDAADLFSRKGGGERRDRGGGGGSGRAAWVILPILVAVLRFVEIFARSSPETSYTPSNTPAYDGRTKLRLPPPMPASDSVPRSIWDLVDASHAEPTSAPDASIGKTKKAAAEGTATRNSSHAKDKPPKPSAASAPDAGPCGGTSEP